The following proteins come from a genomic window of bacterium:
- a CDS encoding DUF2846 domain-containing protein, whose amino-acid sequence MNRSGRAAWGFAAAATAAFQCFLLAGAAPAADAAKPRGEARADAALVYFLRGDSQPDDRFWIFDGKTLLAVLKRDSYAFAQMPPGPHLFWSRATSGLTHDLYGRGVFLLQAGRTYYVRLTDTEVMYLKGFETLPEADGERAVAAAARYVAFDAGDAERAAKMAAKAYGGPAAVAAGPGGVGEGRVRIPAGTLLMVELQENLTTHHVQEGAPVRLRTLETLRADGAVVLPAGGPVEGVVAQALRAKAFGHGGFLEVEATRLRGAAGDDVPVYGLLATVKGQTPSGRVLGRAAAAAPLVNDPAIMLLAIPGLFVKGGDPWLAAGMRLGVITRDDVWVRPAAAAPQARGPAEAAAETAPVVVAAALAGPVVAPRNGRADGECAVGLKSDREVREAAITSLGEEPLPVPLRAKGLKRSADGWTATFAQWDLLRYARFSGARTEVVATLAGTLEGGARFTAQLPVVYEIEQEK is encoded by the coding sequence ATGAACAGGAGCGGGCGTGCGGCGTGGGGTTTCGCGGCCGCGGCGACGGCGGCGTTCCAGTGCTTTCTTCTGGCGGGCGCGGCGCCCGCGGCCGACGCCGCGAAGCCGCGCGGCGAGGCGCGGGCCGACGCCGCGCTCGTCTATTTCCTGCGCGGCGACTCGCAGCCGGACGACCGGTTCTGGATCTTCGACGGCAAGACGCTCCTCGCCGTGCTCAAGCGGGACTCCTACGCCTTCGCGCAGATGCCGCCGGGGCCGCATCTCTTCTGGTCGCGGGCCACGTCGGGCCTCACGCACGACCTCTACGGGCGGGGCGTCTTCCTGCTGCAGGCGGGCCGGACCTACTACGTCCGCCTGACCGACACCGAGGTCATGTACCTCAAGGGATTCGAGACGCTCCCCGAGGCCGACGGCGAGCGGGCGGTCGCCGCGGCGGCGCGGTACGTCGCCTTCGACGCGGGCGACGCCGAGCGCGCGGCGAAAATGGCCGCCAAGGCCTACGGCGGGCCGGCGGCGGTCGCGGCCGGGCCGGGCGGAGTCGGCGAAGGACGCGTGCGGATCCCGGCCGGCACGCTGCTGATGGTCGAGCTGCAGGAGAACCTCACGACGCACCACGTGCAGGAAGGAGCGCCGGTGCGCCTGCGCACGCTCGAGACGCTCCGCGCGGACGGCGCCGTCGTCCTTCCGGCGGGCGGCCCGGTCGAGGGCGTCGTCGCGCAGGCGCTGCGGGCGAAGGCGTTCGGGCACGGCGGATTTCTCGAGGTCGAGGCGACCCGGCTGCGCGGCGCGGCGGGGGACGACGTTCCGGTCTACGGGCTCCTCGCGACGGTGAAGGGGCAGACGCCGAGCGGACGCGTCCTGGGACGCGCGGCGGCCGCGGCGCCGCTCGTGAACGATCCGGCGATCATGCTGCTGGCGATCCCGGGGCTCTTCGTCAAAGGCGGGGATCCGTGGCTCGCCGCGGGGATGAGGCTCGGCGTGATCACGCGGGACGACGTCTGGGTGCGGCCGGCGGCCGCGGCGCCGCAGGCTCGGGGACCGGCCGAGGCGGCGGCCGAGACGGCGCCGGTCGTCGTTGCGGCGGCGCTCGCCGGACCGGTGGTCGCGCCGCGCAACGGCCGCGCGGACGGCGAGTGCGCCGTCGGCCTGAAGTCGGACCGCGAGGTGCGCGAGGCGGCGATCACGTCCCTCGGCGAAGAGCCGCTACCGGTTCCGCTTCGGGCGAAGGGGCTCAAGCGCTCCGCGGACGGCTGGACGGCGACGTTCGCCCAGTGGGACCTCCTGCGCTACGCCCGCTTCTCCGGCGCCCGCACGGAGGTCGTGGCGACGCTGGCGGGGACGCTCGAGGGCGGCGCGCGGTTCACGGCGCAGCTCCCCGTGGTCTACGAGATCGAACAGGAGAAGTGA
- a CDS encoding aspartate aminotransferase family protein codes for MDAATFREFGHQLVDWVAAYRERVESLPVMSQVAPGEIKARFPKAPPQVGGRLPEAIAALDRDVLPGITHWNHPAFFSYFPSNTSYASVLADIVVAGLGVQGMSWQTSPAATELEEVVMDWLRGMVGLSDAFTGVVHDSASTATLCALLCARERSSGFVQNRGGLQSGEPPLVVYTSSQAHSSVEKGALLAGFGKAHLRLIETDDAHAVRADLLRAAVEADVAAGRRPCAIVGCVGTTATTAFDPLPELAAIARDHGMWLHVDAAMAGTAMVLPECRGLWNGIEEADSLVFNPHKWMGVGFDFSAYYVRDPQHLIRVMSTNPSYLRTEHDAEVKNFRDWHVPLGRRFRALKLWFFLMDAGVEGLQARIRRDLENARWLAGQVEAAEDWEILAPVALQTVCLRHAPTRLAGDEAALAAHNREVARIVNDGGGALVNPASLKGKQMIRVSVGAETTERRHVEAVWRLLVAAAREADAQ; via the coding sequence ATGGACGCCGCAACGTTCCGGGAGTTTGGCCACCAGCTGGTCGATTGGGTCGCCGCCTACCGCGAGCGGGTGGAGTCGCTGCCGGTGATGAGTCAAGTCGCCCCCGGCGAAATCAAGGCCCGCTTCCCGAAGGCGCCGCCGCAGGTCGGCGGGCGGCTGCCCGAGGCGATCGCCGCGCTGGACCGCGACGTGCTGCCCGGGATCACCCACTGGAACCACCCCGCGTTCTTCTCCTACTTTCCCAGCAACACCAGCTACGCGTCCGTCCTGGCCGACATCGTCGTCGCCGGGCTCGGCGTGCAGGGGATGAGCTGGCAGACCAGTCCCGCGGCGACCGAACTCGAAGAGGTCGTGATGGACTGGCTGCGGGGGATGGTCGGCCTCTCCGACGCCTTCACCGGCGTCGTCCACGACTCGGCCAGCACGGCGACGCTCTGCGCGCTCCTCTGCGCGCGGGAACGGAGCTCCGGCTTCGTGCAGAACCGCGGGGGCTTGCAGTCGGGCGAGCCGCCGCTCGTCGTCTACACCTCCAGCCAGGCGCACAGCTCGGTCGAAAAGGGCGCGCTGCTGGCCGGCTTCGGCAAGGCCCACCTGCGCCTGATCGAGACCGACGACGCCCACGCCGTCCGCGCCGACCTGCTCCGCGCGGCGGTCGAGGCGGACGTCGCCGCCGGCCGGCGTCCCTGCGCGATCGTCGGCTGCGTCGGCACGACGGCGACGACCGCGTTCGACCCGCTGCCGGAGCTGGCCGCGATCGCGCGCGACCACGGGATGTGGCTGCACGTGGACGCGGCGATGGCCGGCACGGCGATGGTGCTGCCGGAATGCCGCGGGCTGTGGAACGGGATCGAGGAGGCGGACAGCCTCGTCTTCAACCCGCACAAGTGGATGGGGGTCGGCTTCGACTTCAGCGCCTACTACGTGCGCGACCCGCAGCACCTGATCCGCGTGATGAGCACCAACCCGAGCTACCTGCGCACCGAGCACGACGCGGAGGTCAAGAACTTCCGCGACTGGCACGTGCCGCTGGGGCGTCGCTTCCGCGCGCTCAAGCTCTGGTTCTTCCTGATGGACGCCGGCGTCGAGGGGCTGCAGGCGCGGATCCGCCGCGACCTCGAGAACGCGCGGTGGCTCGCCGGACAGGTCGAGGCGGCGGAGGACTGGGAGATTCTCGCGCCGGTCGCGCTGCAGACGGTCTGCCTGCGGCACGCGCCGACGCGGCTCGCCGGCGACGAGGCCGCGCTGGCCGCGCACAACCGCGAGGTCGCGCGGATCGTCAACGACGGCGGCGGCGCCTTGGTCAACCCCGCCTCGCTGAAGGGGAAGCAGATGATCCGCGTCAGCGTCGGCGCCGAAACGACCGAGCGGCGGCACGTCGAAGCGGTGTGGCGGCTGCTCGTCGCGGCGGCGCGCGAGGCCGACGCGCAGTGA